In Leptolyngbya sp. NIES-2104, the genomic window GATGAGAATCAGCACACTGCTCAACCGTAGAAATTGCAACATCAGGATTGGACATAGATATCGACTCAGAACGCAACCTGCCACGATCGTAGATATTCTCAGCGTAGCGCACTCACCCAGACAACATAAATGAGAATTTCACCTTGAGCAAAGAAATCCGTTACATTCCTTGACCTACGCTACGATAAGGGATGTTCGATTTTAGAGATCAGAAACTCGATCGCGCTTACTGCGCTTTAGATGCGTGATTTCTGATAGAATCTAGCGAAAAGTTAACAATTTGTCACATAACTCCTCATGAGCGTATTGATTGTGGGTGCGACTGGCACCTTGGGAAGACAGATTACTCGTCGCGCATTAGATGAGGGATACAAGGTTCGCTGTCTAGTCCGTAGCCCCAGAAAAGCCGCCTTCTTAAAAGAGTGGGGAGCCGAACTCGTCACCGGAAATATCTGCTATCCAGACACGTTGCCCGCAGCGTTTGAGGGTGTGACAGCGGTGATTGATGCTGCGACTGCGCGTGCGACTGATTCACGCAGCATTAAGGAAATCGACTGGACTGGCAAAGTTAACTTAATTCAAGCAGCAAAAACGGCAGGAGTCGATCGCTATATTTTCTTCTCGATCCTTGATGCCGAGAAATTTCCACAGGTTCCGCTAATGGAAATCAAAACCTGCACCGAGAAATTCTTAGCGGAATCAGGGCTAAATTACACAATTCTGCGCCCCTGTGGATTCTTACAAGGCTTAATCGGGCAATACGCGATTCCGATTCTCGAAGGGCAAAGCGTCTGGGTGATGGGAAATACTGCCCCGACTGCTTACATGGATACGATCGACATCGCAAAATTCGCCGTTCAAGCGCTCAAAGCACCGGACTCGATCGGAAAAACGCTTCCGGTCGTTGGGTCGAAAGCTTGGAGTTCAGACGAAATTATCAAGCTTTGCGAACGGCTATCGGGTAAAGATGCCAAAGTGATCAAAACCCCGATCGGAGTTGTTCGGGCTTCTCGAAAGATTGCTCAATTCTTTCAGTGGACTTGGAATATTGCCGATCGACTTGCTTTTACTGAAGTGGTCGCGACTGGAAAATCGTTGACGGCTTCGATGGATGAGACTTATCAAGTTTTGGGCTTGAATTCGCAGGAGATGACTACGCTGGAAGCCTATATGCAGGAGTATTTCAGCCGGATCATGAAAAAGCTCAAAGAAGTCGAATATGCCCAAGAGCAAGCCAAGAAAAAGAAAGAGCGCACCAAGAAAGCGTATCCTCGATTCTAAGATGAGAAATCACATGATTATTTAGGATAGGTTTTTGTTGTGCCGAAAGCTGGCATTATCTACAACGACGGAAAAGAAGTTGCTTGTCGGGTTGCGTCTGAGATTGAAGACAAGTTAGTTTCGCTTGGCTGGGAAGTCGTCTTGGCTCCCGGTGCAGGTGGAATTTTAGGCTATGCCTCACCGGAAAGCCCAGTCTGTCATACCCCGATCGATCGATTAGTTCCGCCTGGGTTTGATGCAGAAATGAAATTCGCGATCGTCCTCGGTGGCGATGGTACGGTTCTTTCTGCATTTCGCCAGGTTGCGGCTTGTCATATTCCCCTGCTGGCGGTCAATACCGGACACATGGGATTTTTGACCGAGGTATTGCTTGATCAATTACCAAGTGCGATCGAGTCTCTTTTAGCCGGAGAGTACGAAATCGAAGAACGAACGATGCTGTGGGTGCAGATCGTCCGCGATGATGTGATGTTCTGGGAAGCGCTTTGTCTGAACGAAATTGTGATTCACCGCGAACCGCTGACCAGTATGTGCCACTTTGAAATCGAAGTTGGACGGCATACTCGTGTAGACATTGCTGCTGATGGCATTATCGTCTCGACTCCTACGGGTTCGACTGCTTATTCGCTCTCGGCTGGCGGTCCGGTGATTGTTCCAGGTGTGCCCGTGATGATTCTGGTGCCGATCTGCCCGCATTCTTTGGCATCACGGGCACTTGTTTTTACCAATAGCGAACCTGTGACAATTTATCCAGCGATTCCGAATCGATTAGTTTTAACCGCCGATGGAAATGCTGGGTGTTATGTTTTGCCAGACGATCGCGTTTGTATCCAAAAAGCCCCTTATCCCGCTCGATTTGTCAGATTGAAACCGCCTGAATTCTTCCACATTTTGAGAGAAAAACTCGGTTGGGGTTTACCGCATGTCGCGAAACCTTCCGCTGAAGAATGCTAAGAAATTGCGGCACTTTAGACGATTTGCGCGTCTATGGTTAGAATGACGGCGTGAATTAAACCCGAACGATTTATGAGTATT contains:
- a CDS encoding SDR family oxidoreductase, with protein sequence MSVLIVGATGTLGRQITRRALDEGYKVRCLVRSPRKAAFLKEWGAELVTGNICYPDTLPAAFEGVTAVIDAATARATDSRSIKEIDWTGKVNLIQAAKTAGVDRYIFFSILDAEKFPQVPLMEIKTCTEKFLAESGLNYTILRPCGFLQGLIGQYAIPILEGQSVWVMGNTAPTAYMDTIDIAKFAVQALKAPDSIGKTLPVVGSKAWSSDEIIKLCERLSGKDAKVIKTPIGVVRASRKIAQFFQWTWNIADRLAFTEVVATGKSLTASMDETYQVLGLNSQEMTTLEAYMQEYFSRIMKKLKEVEYAQEQAKKKKERTKKAYPRF
- a CDS encoding NAD(+) kinase, whose product is MPKAGIIYNDGKEVACRVASEIEDKLVSLGWEVVLAPGAGGILGYASPESPVCHTPIDRLVPPGFDAEMKFAIVLGGDGTVLSAFRQVAACHIPLLAVNTGHMGFLTEVLLDQLPSAIESLLAGEYEIEERTMLWVQIVRDDVMFWEALCLNEIVIHREPLTSMCHFEIEVGRHTRVDIAADGIIVSTPTGSTAYSLSAGGPVIVPGVPVMILVPICPHSLASRALVFTNSEPVTIYPAIPNRLVLTADGNAGCYVLPDDRVCIQKAPYPARFVRLKPPEFFHILREKLGWGLPHVAKPSAEEC